In Alkaliphilus flagellatus, one DNA window encodes the following:
- a CDS encoding ABC transporter ATP-binding protein: MLMVNNVSKSYGKFSVLKNINLEFTNGVYGLLAPNGAGKTTLIKMLTTLLFPNEGEILYNGTDIFKMGDNYRDILGYLPQDFGYYKSYSPRKFLHYLSALKGMDRKNSDEKINELLKLVGLENVADKKMKKFSGGMIQRVGIAQAMLNDPKILILDEPTAGLDPKERVRFRNLLTDLSRERIVILSTHIVSDIESIANEIIMIKDRAVLYKDNLKNICKILDGMVYETEIEFDQVLNFRQQYFSLSEKQEDGKMKIRFISENKLEDGWIHVNPSIEDVFLYVYKDEVLVKE, encoded by the coding sequence ATGTTAATGGTAAATAACGTAAGTAAAAGCTATGGAAAATTTTCAGTTCTTAAAAATATAAATCTTGAATTTACAAATGGTGTTTATGGATTATTAGCACCAAATGGAGCGGGTAAGACTACTTTAATTAAAATGTTGACTACCTTACTTTTTCCAAATGAAGGAGAAATACTTTATAATGGTACAGATATTTTTAAAATGGGTGACAATTATAGAGATATATTAGGTTACTTGCCTCAAGACTTTGGTTATTATAAAAGCTATAGCCCTAGAAAATTTCTTCACTATTTATCTGCATTGAAAGGGATGGATAGAAAAAATTCTGATGAAAAGATAAATGAACTTTTAAAATTAGTTGGACTTGAAAATGTAGCAGATAAAAAAATGAAAAAATTTTCAGGTGGAATGATTCAAAGAGTTGGTATAGCTCAAGCTATGCTCAACGATCCTAAGATTCTTATATTAGACGAGCCTACTGCTGGATTAGATCCAAAGGAAAGAGTACGATTTAGAAATTTATTAACGGACTTATCTAGAGAACGAATAGTTATTCTTTCAACCCATATTGTTTCTGATATAGAGTCAATAGCCAATGAAATAATTATGATAAAAGATAGGGCAGTTCTCTATAAAGATAATTTAAAAAATATATGCAAAATTCTTGATGGAATGGTCTATGAAACAGAAATTGAATTTGATCAAGTTTTAAACTTTAGACAACAGTATTTTTCATTATCTGAGAAGCAGGAAGATGGCAAAATGAAAATCAGATTTATATCTGAAAACAAATTAGAAGATGGTTGGATACATGTAAATCCAAGTATAGAAGATGTATTTCTTTATGTTTATAAAGATGAAGTTTTAGTAAAGGAGTAA
- a CDS encoding Na-translocating system protein MpsC family protein — MMKVEPSSVLCNLKVLYVEDEDFTKNEMVKYLKRRVGKLYTAENGVNGIETFRQNKPHIIITDLKMPVMDGLQMIKEIRNMGYNSSIIITSAISDTDTILEAVDVGIIKYVLKPINPKELIHSMEKIGKEIFKNQLKDTILNNNIILDKDKKNNLEKKIKSEVAHFIKLHSGKGPRDLHVFIEANLIEIKAFDILTNFELYLISNNKNHSLVEYNRRLFYIEGSEELEKKIEGILDNSVKFCDIVCDCRKNIDRIIFSIL; from the coding sequence ATGATGAAGGTAGAACCGAGTAGTGTTCTATGTAATCTAAAAGTGCTATATGTAGAGGATGAAGATTTCACTAAAAATGAGATGGTTAAGTATTTAAAGCGTCGTGTAGGCAAGTTATATACTGCAGAAAATGGTGTTAATGGTATTGAAACATTTAGACAAAACAAACCTCATATTATTATAACAGACTTAAAAATGCCAGTTATGGATGGATTACAAATGATAAAAGAAATTAGAAATATGGGGTATAATTCATCAATTATTATTACTTCAGCTATATCAGATACTGATACTATATTAGAAGCTGTGGATGTAGGTATTATAAAGTATGTACTTAAACCTATTAATCCAAAGGAACTTATACATAGTATGGAAAAAATAGGTAAAGAAATTTTTAAGAACCAATTGAAGGATACAATCTTAAACAATAATATTATACTAGATAAGGATAAAAAAAATAATTTAGAAAAGAAAATAAAGAGTGAAGTAGCTCATTTTATTAAGCTACATAGTGGAAAAGGACCTAGGGATCTTCACGTTTTTATAGAGGCAAATTTAATAGAAATTAAGGCATTTGATATCCTTACAAATTTTGAATTATATCTAATCTCCAACAATAAAAATCACAGTCTGGTTGAATATAATAGAAGACTTTTTTATATAGAGGGCAGCGAAGAATTAGAAAAAAAAATAGAAGGTATACTAGATAATTCAGTGAAATTCTGTGATATAGTCTGTGACTGTAGAAAGAATATAGATAGAATAATATTTTCAATATTATAA
- a CDS encoding ABC transporter substrate-binding protein — protein sequence MTKLRLSSEEVFTHTERKVVLSRYYAIPNSHLKKWQTWNCKRWHKKYRSIIFILILILVFNATLYKAEAMDKVILQLRWDHQFQFAGYYAALWQGYYDDEDLKVEIRSAFTEDGQILQATDEVAEGRADFGVGAVDILIKNDEEFNLAIIASIFQRSAVEFFMKEETHFNSIVDLVNLKTARRENDLLDIELQAMLIAEGLNPNQLELYKHNGNFTIDDLITKRFDVVPVYLSSILYYSQREDIELKSIKPIDYGIDFYGDSLFTTVALARENPELVERFKRATLRGWEYALENTEEMAEKIATSFISTEENVEEIIDRNRFQAEKILDLTFYPVIQIGNINPHRWKTTHEYLHKLGIVSGDIILDQLIFDYEAILMQETKRQEKIMRTLSFSSLMVLVAILLIHLTAKNTMNQLENLFQNEMEENKKKEGIIIYQARMAAMGEMIANIAHQWRQPLNNLGLILTNIEDEFMYEELSKESLKDAIERSRRLINKMSETIDDFRYLSNPKESKAEFCIYDSIVSVIELLEEKLRLSNIKVFFGYITMDKGYGYNNQYSQAIFNIIVNSIDALLNTDVENRQILINIYKKEDMIITEIQDSGGGISEDIKDKIFDVYFTTKDKSQGTGLGLYMTKIIIKNNLNGNISWENTDKGVKMIVAVPCKGVDKNDEGRTE from the coding sequence ATGACTAAACTAAGACTTAGTTCAGAGGAAGTTTTTACTCACACTGAACGCAAAGTCGTGTTATCCAGATACTATGCAATTCCTAATTCTCACTTAAAGAAGTGGCAGACTTGGAATTGTAAGCGATGGCATAAAAAATATAGGAGTATTATTTTTATTCTGATTTTAATTCTTGTATTTAACGCAACTTTATATAAAGCTGAAGCCATGGATAAAGTAATATTACAACTTAGATGGGACCATCAATTTCAGTTTGCAGGATACTATGCAGCTTTATGGCAGGGATATTATGATGATGAAGATCTTAAAGTAGAAATTCGATCAGCCTTTACAGAGGATGGACAAATATTACAGGCAACAGATGAAGTTGCAGAAGGAAGGGCTGATTTTGGTGTAGGAGCAGTAGATATTTTAATTAAGAATGATGAAGAGTTTAATTTAGCTATTATAGCATCAATATTTCAAAGGAGTGCTGTAGAATTTTTTATGAAGGAAGAAACTCATTTTAATTCTATAGTGGATTTAGTTAATTTAAAAACTGCAAGAAGAGAAAATGACTTATTGGATATTGAACTACAGGCAATGCTTATTGCTGAAGGATTAAATCCAAATCAATTAGAATTATACAAACATAATGGAAATTTTACAATAGATGACTTAATAACTAAACGATTTGATGTAGTACCAGTATATCTTAGTAGTATCTTATATTATTCGCAAAGAGAAGATATTGAATTAAAATCTATAAAGCCTATAGATTATGGAATAGATTTTTATGGAGATAGTCTTTTTACAACAGTAGCACTTGCGAGGGAGAATCCAGAACTAGTCGAACGTTTTAAAAGAGCTACTTTAAGAGGATGGGAATACGCTTTAGAAAATACTGAAGAAATGGCAGAAAAGATAGCTACATCATTTATATCAACAGAGGAAAATGTAGAAGAAATTATTGATAGAAATAGATTCCAGGCAGAAAAGATTTTAGATCTTACATTTTATCCAGTGATACAAATAGGAAATATAAATCCTCATAGATGGAAAACAACTCATGAATATTTACATAAGTTAGGTATTGTATCTGGTGATATTATTTTGGATCAACTTATTTTTGATTATGAGGCAATACTTATGCAAGAAACAAAACGTCAAGAAAAGATTATGAGGACATTATCTTTTTCTAGCTTGATGGTATTAGTAGCAATATTATTAATACATCTAACAGCAAAAAATACAATGAACCAGCTTGAAAATTTGTTTCAAAATGAAATGGAAGAAAATAAGAAAAAAGAAGGTATTATAATATATCAAGCTAGGATGGCAGCTATGGGAGAAATGATTGCAAATATAGCTCATCAATGGAGACAGCCACTTAATAATTTAGGCTTGATTCTTACAAATATTGAAGATGAATTTATGTATGAAGAATTAAGCAAGGAGTCTTTAAAAGATGCTATAGAAAGATCAAGAAGACTTATTAATAAGATGTCAGAAACTATCGATGACTTTAGATACCTTTCAAATCCTAAGGAAAGCAAAGCGGAATTCTGTATTTATGACAGTATAGTTTCTGTAATAGAATTATTGGAAGAAAAGCTAAGACTTAGTAATATAAAGGTTTTCTTTGGATATATTACTATGGATAAAGGCTACGGGTATAATAATCAATATTCTCAAGCAATATTTAATATTATAGTTAACTCTATAGATGCATTATTAAATACAGATGTAGAGAATAGACAAATCTTAATTAATATATATAAAAAGGAAGATATGATTATAACTGAAATACAAGATAGCGGAGGAGGAATTAGTGAGGATATAAAAGATAAAATCTTTGATGTTTATTTTACCACAAAGGATAAGTCTCAAGGAACAGGCCTAGGTCTTTATATGACTAAAATTATTATTAAAAATAATTTAAATGGAAACATAAGTTGGGAAAACACAGATAAAGGAGTCAAAATGATAGTAGCAGTTCCGTGTAAAGGGGTAGATAAAAATGATGAAGGTAGAACCGAGTAG
- a CDS encoding xanthine dehydrogenase family protein molybdopterin-binding subunit, whose translation MKTVNSSISKLDGMSLVMGKAAYTDDFAPKDALIVKVLRSPHAFAKIKNIDTSIAEKIPGVECIFTYKNVIRKPYTRAGQCYPELSPYDKFLLDDYVRHVGDDVAIIAAIDEKTATKAMKLVKVEYEVLDPVLDLKEAENSILVHPEEDIFTKVEVGFNREKNIVAKIDFGLGDIEKALEESEIIIKRSYNTQAQAQAMMETQRSYTYLDNYGRLVVVTSTQIPFHVRRILANALDIPMSKIRIIKPRVGGGFGSKQTVHSEFYPALVTLKTGKASKIIYSRREVFRGTTSRHAMTFDITIGSDRDGKIKAIDMKGLWDTGAYGEHAHTTLGSAGKKVLTLYNKVEACRFEGKALYTNHVPGGALRGFGVTQGTFALESAINELAKELNIDPIKLREKNMIKQGETTPLYNMVTKGAGNDPMYMDSCLLEYCVNRGKELISWDEKYPMKKISSTRVRGVGMAISQQGSGIPNIDMASATLKLNDDGFFTLLLGATDIGTGSDTILSQIAAEALDVDINKIIVYTADTDITPFDSGAYASSTTYTTGNAIIDAAEKMKKLIVMYGAKYFNTVDNNIIFSGSKIIRKDSKENISLEDFSKKITYNMLFTQLTTTGSFVPKKAAPPYMAGFAEVDVDIETGKVEIINFIGVVDCGTPINPKLAKVQVEGGIVQGIGFALYEEVKYTKQGRLINDTFMEYKIPTRKDIGNIYVELADGYDETGPYGAKSIGEVVINTVAPAITDAIYNACGVRIRDLPATPEKILLKL comes from the coding sequence ATGAAAACCGTAAATAGTAGCATATCTAAACTAGATGGTATGAGTCTGGTGATGGGTAAAGCTGCATATACTGATGACTTTGCTCCTAAAGATGCTCTTATTGTAAAGGTATTAAGGAGTCCACATGCCTTTGCAAAAATAAAAAATATAGATACAAGCATTGCAGAAAAGATACCTGGAGTGGAGTGCATATTTACTTATAAAAACGTCATAAGAAAACCTTATACACGAGCTGGGCAGTGTTATCCAGAGCTATCTCCCTATGATAAATTTTTATTAGATGACTATGTTAGACATGTAGGGGATGATGTAGCTATTATAGCAGCTATAGATGAAAAAACAGCTACAAAAGCTATGAAGTTAGTAAAGGTTGAATACGAGGTATTAGACCCAGTGCTAGACCTTAAAGAAGCAGAGAATAGCATTTTAGTACATCCAGAAGAAGATATTTTTACTAAAGTGGAAGTAGGATTTAATAGAGAGAAGAACATAGTAGCTAAAATAGATTTTGGTCTAGGAGATATAGAAAAGGCTTTAGAGGAAAGTGAGATTATTATTAAGAGGAGTTATAACACTCAAGCTCAAGCTCAAGCAATGATGGAGACTCAGAGAAGTTATACATACTTAGATAACTATGGTAGGCTGGTAGTTGTAACATCAACACAAATACCATTTCACGTAAGAAGGATATTGGCAAATGCTTTAGATATTCCTATGAGCAAGATAAGAATTATAAAGCCTCGTGTAGGTGGGGGATTTGGATCGAAGCAAACAGTTCATTCTGAATTTTACCCAGCTTTAGTAACACTAAAAACTGGAAAAGCCTCAAAGATTATATATAGTCGGAGAGAGGTATTTAGAGGCACTACTTCAAGACATGCAATGACTTTTGATATAACAATTGGGTCGGATAGAGATGGAAAAATAAAAGCCATAGATATGAAAGGGTTATGGGATACGGGAGCCTATGGTGAGCACGCCCACACAACTTTAGGATCAGCAGGCAAAAAAGTATTAACCTTATATAATAAAGTGGAAGCCTGTAGATTTGAAGGAAAGGCCCTTTATACTAATCATGTTCCTGGAGGAGCATTAAGAGGATTTGGAGTTACTCAAGGAACCTTTGCATTAGAATCTGCAATTAATGAATTAGCTAAAGAACTTAATATAGATCCCATAAAACTGAGAGAGAAAAATATGATAAAGCAAGGAGAAACCACACCTTTATATAATATGGTAACAAAAGGTGCAGGAAATGATCCTATGTACATGGATAGTTGTCTTTTGGAGTATTGTGTAAATAGAGGTAAAGAATTAATCTCATGGGATGAAAAATATCCTATGAAAAAGATAAGCTCTACAAGGGTAAGAGGTGTAGGAATGGCAATATCTCAACAGGGTTCCGGTATTCCTAATATTGATATGGCATCTGCTACATTAAAGCTTAATGATGATGGGTTTTTTACACTATTGCTTGGTGCTACTGATATTGGAACAGGCAGTGATACAATATTAAGTCAGATTGCAGCTGAAGCTCTAGATGTTGATATTAATAAAATTATTGTTTATACTGCAGATACGGATATAACTCCTTTTGATAGTGGAGCTTATGCATCTAGCACTACTTATACAACTGGTAATGCAATAATAGATGCTGCAGAAAAAATGAAAAAACTTATAGTTATGTATGGGGCAAAATATTTTAATACTGTAGATAACAATATAATTTTTAGTGGTAGTAAGATTATTAGAAAAGATAGTAAGGAAAATATAAGTTTGGAAGATTTCTCGAAAAAAATTACATATAATATGCTTTTTACGCAGTTAACTACAACTGGATCTTTTGTTCCGAAAAAGGCGGCGCCACCGTATATGGCAGGGTTTGCAGAAGTAGATGTAGATATTGAAACAGGAAAGGTAGAAATAATTAATTTTATTGGTGTAGTAGATTGCGGGACTCCAATTAATCCAAAGCTTGCTAAAGTACAGGTAGAGGGTGGAATAGTTCAAGGAATAGGATTTGCCCTTTATGAAGAAGTAAAATACACCAAACAAGGTAGACTAATTAACGATACCTTTATGGAGTACAAAATACCAACTAGAAAAGATATAGGTAATATATATGTTGAATTAGCAGATGGATATGATGAAACAGGACCATATGGCGCCAAATCCATAGGAGAAGTAGTTATCAATACTGTGGCACCTGCTATTACTGATGCAATATATAATGCCTGTGGAGTTAGAATTAGAGACCTACCAGCTACTCCAGAAAAAATACTACTTAAATTATAG
- a CDS encoding RNA polymerase sigma factor, with amino-acid sequence MDRDKRLIKKIKKKSSKAAANELVSIYYEEIYSYVYKQTVDKELSMDLTQEIFISMLKSIYSYDEKKASFRTWLYRIATYRIVDYYRSKYYKYTSIAVSIDDFNIYDEENIEVIVENKEEVKKIIDIVNRFDAANQQIFRLKLFADYTFLEISNTLQISESTVKTKYYSMLRKIRKDLEVV; translated from the coding sequence ATGGACAGAGATAAGAGACTAATAAAAAAAATAAAAAAGAAATCAAGTAAAGCTGCAGCTAATGAGCTTGTTTCTATATATTACGAAGAAATATATTCATATGTATACAAACAGACAGTTGATAAAGAGTTATCTATGGATTTGACTCAGGAAATTTTTATAAGCATGCTAAAGTCAATATATAGTTATGATGAAAAAAAAGCTTCTTTTCGAACTTGGCTATATAGAATAGCAACTTATCGTATAGTAGATTATTATCGTTCCAAATATTACAAATATACTAGTATAGCAGTTTCTATTGATGATTTTAACATATACGATGAGGAAAATATAGAAGTTATAGTAGAAAATAAAGAAGAGGTTAAAAAGATAATTGACATAGTAAATAGATTTGATGCTGCAAACCAACAAATATTTCGCTTAAAGCTTTTTGCAGATTATACTTTTTTAGAAATATCAAATACATTGCAAATATCTGAGTCCACAGTCAAAACAAAGTATTACTCAATGCTTAGAAAAATTAGAAAGGATCTTGAGGTGGTATAG
- a CDS encoding FAD binding domain-containing protein: MITIRNYAVPKTVEEAYGYLTSSKSATLFGGGAFIRMGKKNISTAIDLSKCNLNYITELDDYIEIGAMSTFGDIEHSSILKKYFNDILSISLKEIVGVQLRNIVTVGGTVYSKYGFSDFITALMVLDTSVKLYKRGIIPLEVFLAEDYKDKDILQSIIIKKDSKIASFKSMRNSRADYAILNIAVSKEDYYKIAVGARPGRAVLAYKTMEYINKNKLTQQNIPIALDILSEEVIFGTNSRGSSDYRKRICAVLGKRALMEVTCLEA; the protein is encoded by the coding sequence TTGATAACAATAAGAAATTATGCTGTTCCAAAAACAGTTGAAGAAGCATATGGTTATTTAACATCAAGCAAATCTGCAACCTTATTTGGTGGAGGAGCATTTATACGTATGGGTAAAAAAAATATATCTACTGCAATTGATTTATCAAAATGCAATTTAAATTATATTACAGAATTAGATGATTATATAGAGATAGGAGCTATGTCTACATTTGGAGATATTGAGCATTCTTCAATATTAAAGAAATATTTTAATGATATACTTAGTATTTCTTTGAAAGAGATTGTGGGAGTTCAGTTAAGAAATATAGTAACAGTAGGCGGAACAGTTTACTCTAAATATGGATTCTCAGATTTTATTACCGCTTTAATGGTTCTTGATACAAGCGTAAAGCTTTATAAACGTGGGATTATTCCTTTGGAAGTATTTTTAGCTGAGGATTATAAAGATAAGGATATTTTACAAAGCATAATTATTAAGAAAGATAGTAAAATTGCAAGCTTTAAGTCCATGAGAAATTCTAGGGCAGACTACGCTATATTAAACATAGCTGTATCAAAAGAAGACTACTATAAAATAGCTGTGGGAGCAAGGCCGGGCAGAGCAGTTTTAGCTTATAAAACTATGGAATATATCAACAAAAACAAATTGACCCAACAAAATATTCCGATTGCCTTAGATATATTAAGTGAAGAAGTTATATTTGGTACAAATAGCAGAGGAAGTAGTGATTATAGAAAAAGAATATGCGCAGTACTAGGGAAAAGGGCTTTGATGGAGGTGACTTGTCTTGAAGCTTAA
- a CDS encoding ABC transporter permease subunit produces MGIRKNEFKKAITSPVIIGLLLIFIIFNSVIIFQNSYFKEDLQVLNEIVSKFGYKIDDEMVDNFKEYYDGELKKLNEITYERTSKNYSSVAEIFVENLYIEDVYNKEEVEFIKELGIVEAYYYTIGEIDEVYSNIDPMKIAEGQIEKYGLSGNAADTVRNQYKDFSKRFEELVENKEHKNLFFMGKAYKMHSLLFRTLFKTFIFEMLILVVLITAYLVNYEFDNNTEALAYTTKRGRNLIIDKLFISMATNILVATIILVTGLGLYFITFNYSGLWNVPISSYFNMEKNLPYMSWWNMSFIQYLFSGIGLIYACILLFTGITFIITRAIKNSYIVFFIFAIVFGLAILIPGMVPTNSNAIFIGGFTPFYLIINPFIWFMESGAFFTFKYYELLTVGIWSVFLLVISLLSIKIFKKQDIY; encoded by the coding sequence ATGGGTATAAGAAAAAATGAATTTAAAAAGGCCATAACTTCTCCAGTTATAATAGGACTTTTACTTATATTTATTATATTTAATTCTGTAATTATATTTCAAAACTCATATTTTAAAGAAGATTTACAGGTATTAAATGAGATTGTAAGTAAGTTTGGTTATAAAATAGATGATGAAATGGTAGATAATTTCAAAGAGTATTATGATGGTGAACTAAAAAAACTAAATGAAATAACATATGAAAGGACATCAAAAAACTATAGTAGCGTGGCAGAGATTTTTGTGGAAAACCTCTATATTGAAGATGTTTACAATAAAGAAGAAGTAGAGTTTATAAAAGAGTTAGGAATAGTAGAAGCATATTATTATACAATTGGAGAAATTGACGAAGTTTATTCAAATATTGATCCTATGAAAATAGCTGAAGGTCAAATAGAAAAATATGGACTTAGTGGAAATGCTGCAGATACTGTAAGAAATCAATATAAGGATTTTAGTAAAAGATTTGAAGAATTAGTTGAAAATAAAGAGCATAAAAACCTATTTTTCATGGGGAAAGCTTATAAAATGCACTCTTTATTGTTTAGAACCTTATTTAAGACTTTTATTTTCGAAATGCTTATATTAGTGGTGCTTATTACAGCTTATTTGGTAAATTATGAATTTGATAATAATACAGAAGCTCTAGCCTATACAACTAAAAGAGGGAGAAATTTAATTATAGATAAGCTTTTCATATCTATGGCTACAAATATTTTAGTAGCTACAATTATTTTAGTTACTGGTTTAGGTTTGTATTTTATAACTTTTAACTATTCAGGACTTTGGAATGTTCCTATAAGTAGTTATTTTAATATGGAGAAAAATTTGCCCTATATGTCTTGGTGGAATATGTCCTTTATTCAATATTTATTTTCTGGTATAGGGCTTATCTATGCGTGCATACTGCTTTTTACTGGAATTACATTCATAATAACAAGAGCTATAAAAAATAGTTACATAGTATTTTTTATATTTGCAATAGTATTTGGTTTAGCTATACTTATTCCAGGTATGGTTCCCACTAATAGTAATGCTATTTTTATAGGTGGATTTACTCCTTTTTATTTAATTATAAATCCTTTTATTTGGTTTATGGAAAGTGGAGCATTTTTTACTTTTAAATACTATGAATTACTTACAGTAGGTATATGGTCAGTATTTTTATTAGTTATTAGTCTTTTATCAATTAAGATATTTAAAAAACAAGATATATATTGA
- a CDS encoding uracil-xanthine permease family protein yields MIEKSKSNMSVFDLNGVPPLGKAIPLGLQHVLAMIVGNVTPAIIIAGVVGLNTNDRTLLVQCGMFIAGIATLLQLYPIGKIGSGLPIIMGVSFAYVPSLIAIGSQYGISGIFGAQLIGGIAAIIVGIFIKPIRKYFPPLVAGTVVFTIGLSLYPIAINYIAGGMGAPNYGAFINWGIAMITLAVVLFCNQFSKGYIKLASILVGIIVGYIISIIFRIVDFTPVKEAAWFAIPKPLYFGIEFYPSAIITMVIMYIVNSVQAVGDLSATTVGGMGREVTDKELSGGIIGNGFCSLIASLLGGLPTATYSQNVGIVAMTKVISKFILALAAGFLLVGAFIPKFGAIMTTIPQCVLGGATITVFGMITMTGIQLIIQDELSGRNITIVGLAVALGIGVTQVPQSLALFPNWVMMVFGSSAVIISTVVVFVLNLILPKKTLADEQNEREEMELKE; encoded by the coding sequence ATGATAGAAAAGAGTAAGTCAAATATGTCTGTTTTTGATTTGAATGGAGTTCCACCATTGGGAAAAGCAATACCATTGGGATTGCAACATGTTTTAGCAATGATTGTTGGGAATGTTACACCAGCTATTATTATTGCTGGTGTAGTAGGACTTAATACAAATGACAGAACATTGCTCGTACAATGTGGCATGTTTATAGCTGGAATTGCAACTCTATTGCAACTTTATCCAATAGGGAAAATAGGTTCAGGTCTTCCTATTATAATGGGGGTTAGCTTTGCTTATGTTCCTTCGCTTATTGCCATTGGATCGCAATATGGAATTTCAGGCATCTTTGGAGCTCAACTTATAGGGGGGATTGCTGCAATTATTGTTGGTATATTTATTAAGCCAATAAGAAAATACTTTCCGCCACTTGTAGCTGGAACAGTTGTATTTACTATTGGATTATCTCTTTATCCTATAGCTATAAATTATATTGCTGGTGGTATGGGTGCACCAAATTATGGAGCCTTCATAAATTGGGGCATTGCTATGATTACTCTTGCAGTAGTTTTATTCTGTAATCAATTTTCTAAAGGATATATTAAACTAGCTTCAATTTTGGTAGGAATCATAGTAGGCTATATTATCTCCATAATCTTTAGAATAGTTGACTTTACACCAGTAAAAGAGGCTGCATGGTTTGCTATTCCTAAACCATTATATTTTGGAATTGAATTTTATCCATCTGCAATTATCACAATGGTAATAATGTATATAGTTAACTCTGTTCAGGCTGTAGGTGATTTATCTGCAACAACAGTTGGTGGTATGGGTAGAGAAGTAACTGATAAAGAACTTTCTGGAGGAATTATTGGAAATGGATTTTGTAGTTTAATTGCTTCTTTATTAGGAGGACTTCCTACGGCTACCTATAGCCAAAACGTAGGTATAGTAGCTATGACTAAGGTTATTAGTAAGTTTATTTTAGCTTTGGCAGCTGGCTTTTTACTTGTAGGTGCTTTTATTCCGAAATTTGGAGCTATAATGACTACAATTCCTCAATGTGTACTAGGTGGGGCTACAATCACAGTATTTGGAATGATAACTATGACAGGTATTCAACTTATTATACAAGATGAATTGTCTGGTAGAAACATAACTATTGTAGGTTTGGCAGTAGCATTGGGAATAGGGGTTACTCAAGTTCCTCAATCATTAGCTCTTTTCCCAAATTGGGTAATGATGGTATTTGGTAGTTCAGCAGTTATAATTTCTACAGTTGTTGTATTTGTATTAAATTTAATTCTTCCTAAAAAAACACTAGCAGATGAACAAAATGAGAGGGAAGAAATGGAATTAAAGGAGTGA
- a CDS encoding (2Fe-2S)-binding protein — MKLNVKINGVKKSFDISPDEFLVDTLRNNGYIGVKQGCDTGTCGVCTIHLNDKAVLSCVLLSARVEGQEITTIEGVQNEAKEIGKYLVDEGVDQCGYCSSGTIMSIIYLEKCVQNPTDEEILYFLNGNLCRCTGYIGQLRAIKKYLEGKYNENRK, encoded by the coding sequence TTGAAGCTTAATGTAAAGATAAATGGAGTTAAAAAATCATTTGACATCAGTCCAGATGAATTTCTTGTTGATACATTAAGAAATAATGGCTACATTGGAGTAAAGCAAGGTTGTGATACTGGTACCTGTGGGGTATGTACTATTCATTTGAATGATAAAGCTGTTTTATCTTGTGTATTATTATCTGCTAGAGTAGAGGGACAAGAAATAACTACCATAGAAGGAGTTCAAAATGAGGCAAAAGAAATCGGCAAATATTTGGTGGATGAAGGTGTAGATCAATGTGGATATTGTAGTAGTGGAACAATAATGAGTATTATATATTTAGAAAAATGTGTTCAAAATCCAACAGATGAGGAAATACTTTATTTTTTAAACGGTAACTTGTGCAGATGTACAGGGTACATAGGACAGTTGAGAGCTATAAAAAAGTATTTGGAGGGAAAGTATAATGAAAACCGTAAATAG